One Ignavibacterium sp. DNA segment encodes these proteins:
- a CDS encoding DUF5522 domain-containing protein: MTEQITKEKLYTISRLNKNYPNYNEIIRLHKEAIEQHNDIYFDPDTGLAVLTAEFLLKRGYCCGSGCRHCPYDEKV; this comes from the coding sequence ATGACTGAACAAATAACAAAAGAAAAACTTTATACTATATCCCGGCTTAACAAAAATTATCCAAACTATAATGAGATAATCAGACTTCATAAAGAAGCAATTGAGCAACACAATGATATTTACTTTGATCCTGATACCGGACTAGCTGTTTTAACTGCTGAGTTTTTACTTAAACGGGGTTATTGCTGTGGTAGCGGATGCAGACACTGTCCTTATGATGAGAAAGTTTAA
- a CDS encoding DUF2341 domain-containing protein, with protein sequence MRKNFYLFLFSVGIISSIITTLNAQSWLNNWDYRREITITNNSNSILTDYQVKIDLSNLNPAFDFQNANSDGSDIRITTGNGTTEIPFWIEVWDTTSHQAVIWVKVQSIPTTGDSIFLYYGNSLATSVSNGTNTFMFFDDFNSGSNTLEYWGGYASHDWKYSMHMQEGALYYSIIKAQNGWPIESLDNEIEDEFDYMDTQINTNGTVTGLSSEPIYCYGLVLSNLALGYEYFRVSNPTLAMRCYDDLINVYEYVKNTYGTPTTAPDYSLALQGLANACKAFTIYGNTTLADESRGIIVNYVNTFTQSSGGWTGQSGVQDHLKRDFGVLLAYDVTGDASYLTKVRDNIDWILINRWVSNNGGLTWTSPTPSGEFYECHQQWFMIAVRMLYERDNSYDYLSYGEQAWHFLTDTNYPNIDMYVHNYINHNAFFSYRLVTSDGLIQPNNFKGSYEIGTALWGMSLNYGWVSNYKSSHSTQAYNYLDMMVRQAKNTPTNRGYFSTSGTWIRLLNWNTSAWEPDPAKWIVNGVTVQIVEDEGSNVLSLRSASLSHNNFLRTTDLSFGNFVFETKVKLTQDANNVCTPEIGFRYTSNGNRYITLLRGETQNDLFLRKYYNDNGFINAVTSNNYNVNQYYKYKIVANGNTISLYLDDVLILSPTNDGGDVLTGGFCLQNYGNVAVYYDDVRVRSFAAIEPVITIGQEVSNPLPVELNSFSVLVIGSTIKLNWTTETEVNNYGFEIHRLSENDKNGWTMIGFVQGNGNSNSPKYYYFEDKYLSSGKHHYRLKQIDNDGKYEYSKTIEVNLGSPVKYELSQNYPNPFNPFTTIKYSIPEAGQVKLVIYNALGEQVVELLNEIKEAGVHTINFDASNLNSGMYLYKLVSGSFIQTKKMIVIK encoded by the coding sequence TTCTATTTTAACTGATTATCAGGTAAAAATTGATTTAAGCAACCTTAATCCTGCATTTGATTTTCAAAATGCAAATAGTGACGGCAGTGATATAAGAATTACAACAGGTAACGGAACTACAGAAATACCATTCTGGATAGAAGTCTGGGATACGACATCACATCAGGCAGTAATATGGGTAAAGGTACAAAGCATACCAACAACAGGCGATTCAATATTTTTATATTATGGAAACTCATTAGCTACTTCAGTAAGCAACGGTACAAATACCTTTATGTTCTTTGATGACTTTAATTCAGGAAGTAATACATTGGAATACTGGGGCGGATATGCTAGCCATGATTGGAAATATTCAATGCATATGCAAGAAGGAGCGTTATACTACTCAATAATCAAAGCACAAAATGGCTGGCCTATTGAATCGTTAGATAATGAGATTGAAGACGAATTCGATTATATGGATACTCAGATAAATACAAATGGCACTGTGACTGGATTATCATCAGAACCTATTTATTGTTACGGATTAGTATTATCCAATTTAGCACTAGGATACGAATATTTTAGAGTTAGTAATCCGACTCTGGCAATGAGATGTTATGATGATTTGATAAATGTTTATGAATATGTGAAGAATACTTATGGTACTCCAACTACTGCACCAGATTACAGTCTCGCATTACAGGGATTAGCAAATGCATGCAAAGCATTCACTATCTATGGAAATACAACTTTAGCAGATGAGTCCAGAGGAATAATAGTAAACTATGTAAATACTTTTACACAAAGTTCTGGTGGATGGACTGGACAAAGTGGTGTACAGGATCATCTAAAAAGAGATTTTGGAGTTCTTTTAGCTTATGATGTGACAGGAGACGCTTCCTATCTAACTAAAGTCAGGGACAATATAGACTGGATTTTGATTAACAGATGGGTTTCAAACAATGGCGGTTTGACCTGGACTTCTCCAACGCCCTCAGGTGAATTTTATGAATGTCATCAACAGTGGTTTATGATTGCAGTGCGTATGCTATATGAGAGAGATAACTCCTATGATTATCTCTCATATGGTGAGCAAGCCTGGCATTTCCTTACTGATACCAATTATCCGAATATAGATATGTATGTTCATAACTATATTAATCACAATGCATTCTTTTCTTACCGACTGGTTACATCTGACGGACTAATACAACCAAATAACTTTAAAGGTTCATATGAAATTGGAACCGCACTATGGGGTATGTCTCTGAATTACGGTTGGGTTTCAAATTATAAGTCTTCGCACTCAACACAAGCATATAACTATCTGGATATGATGGTGCGTCAAGCAAAAAATACTCCAACGAACAGAGGATATTTCTCAACAAGTGGAACATGGATTCGATTACTTAACTGGAACACATCTGCTTGGGAACCTGACCCTGCTAAATGGATTGTAAATGGAGTTACTGTACAAATCGTCGAAGATGAAGGCAGCAATGTACTTAGTTTGAGAAGTGCTTCCCTTTCTCATAACAACTTTCTTAGAACAACCGATTTGAGTTTTGGTAATTTCGTTTTCGAAACAAAAGTTAAGTTAACTCAAGATGCTAATAATGTTTGTACACCAGAAATAGGCTTCCGGTATACAAGTAACGGTAATAGATATATAACATTACTTCGTGGTGAAACTCAAAACGATTTGTTTTTGAGAAAATACTATAACGACAATGGATTTATTAATGCCGTAACGTCAAATAACTACAATGTTAATCAATACTACAAGTATAAAATTGTAGCAAATGGTAATACAATCAGTCTTTACTTAGATGATGTTCTAATATTAAGTCCTACCAATGACGGAGGTGATGTATTAACCGGGGGTTTCTGTCTTCAGAATTATGGAAATGTGGCAGTCTATTATGATGATGTTCGTGTTCGCAGTTTTGCAGCTATTGAACCAGTTATAACAATTGGTCAAGAGGTATCAAATCCGTTGCCAGTAGAGCTTAACTCTTTTTCTGTTCTGGTTATCGGCTCAACAATTAAATTGAACTGGACTACAGAAACAGAAGTAAACAATTATGGTTTTGAGATACATCGGCTTTCTGAGAATGATAAAAATGGTTGGACAATGATAGGATTCGTTCAAGGAAATGGTAACAGCAATTCACCCAAATATTATTACTTCGAGGATAAGTATCTCTCATCAGGAAAACACCATTACAGATTAAAACAGATTGATAATGATGGAAAGTATGAATACTCAAAGACAATAGAAGTGAATCTTGGTTCACCTGTCAAATACGAGTTAAGTCAGAATTATCCAAATCCGTTCAATCCTTTTACAACTATTAAATATTCAATTCCGGAAGCTGGTCAGGTAAAATTAGTTATATATAATGCACTTGGCGAGCAGGTTGTAGAGTTGTTAAACGAAATTAAAGAAGCCGGAGTTCATACAATAAATTTCGATGCAAGTAATCTGAATAGTGGAATGTATCTGTACAAACTAGTATCAGGTTCTTTTATTCAAACAAAGAAGATGATAGTAATAAAGTAA
- a CDS encoding T9SS type A sorting domain-containing protein, with protein MKKFGLLFFVVLSLTFSSQLSAQNVSPHFSELKGMEDAQGNTHLLYRIYSYQILQPFGFYEDNSLYHFDLGNQKDTLFIRESGSNISAHIYIDDYKIIDFNPIHYIFAGTVCGMECSPFAFNSEYGIIFNNGSWGNSEKIDYAKQKDCIYYGLIAWDIDSSITSIKSYDGGLSWDTLSSNKVFVSVNPFDNEMSFYISDINSTVYKSTDEGKNFFICDTQYTHSNPAPNFYYDTDESHIYRSSSKNTYPGIYYLSISDNKGEPFSWQIKYESIDPIFITIDEYQSGAIYLADGNKIMYSSDYGNTFNLYKELDKKIIGIFKKPNSNKLYAATKYNLYEITNNSITVIKSLPIPAEALDFYPLQIGNKWFYERINYSLDWITGNTIIDTSYFQRSVIGLENKPNGKKYYKIDDYDFYNKVQLVNFERIDSLTGLVFRYDSTLDSTNFECIIDDLMAEKGNQINTSRLYSFYNPIGMIFENEDYFNDWSSYRKRNGFSTGSLGGDYYSLTQGIGLDSVFVSLIDAFDAHIDIKGCVIDGIVYGDTTLTDIIVCFDSSPTSYNLNQNYPNPFNPATKITWQSPLAGHQTLKVYDVLGNEVATLIDEFRNAGIYEVGFDASKLSSGVYFYQLKAGDYLNTKKMLLIR; from the coding sequence ATGAAAAAGTTTGGCTTGCTTTTTTTTGTTGTTCTTTCTTTAACATTTTCTTCTCAACTTTCTGCTCAAAATGTTTCTCCGCATTTCTCCGAATTAAAAGGAATGGAGGATGCTCAGGGTAATACACATCTGTTGTATAGGATATACAGTTACCAGATTTTACAACCATTCGGTTTTTATGAAGATAATTCTTTGTATCACTTTGACCTCGGAAATCAGAAAGATACTTTATTTATTCGAGAATCCGGCAGTAATATCTCTGCTCATATTTATATAGATGATTATAAAATTATAGACTTTAATCCAATACATTATATTTTTGCAGGCACTGTGTGCGGAATGGAATGTTCTCCATTTGCGTTTAATTCAGAATATGGAATAATTTTTAATAATGGTTCGTGGGGTAATAGTGAAAAAATAGATTATGCAAAACAAAAAGATTGTATTTATTATGGTTTAATCGCCTGGGATATAGACTCATCAATTACGAGCATTAAAAGTTATGATGGAGGTTTATCTTGGGATACTCTGTCATCCAATAAAGTGTTTGTTTCTGTTAATCCATTTGACAATGAAATGTCATTTTACATTAGTGATATAAATTCCACTGTTTATAAATCAACAGATGAAGGCAAAAATTTTTTCATATGTGATACTCAATATACTCATTCAAATCCTGCACCTAACTTTTACTATGATACTGATGAATCTCACATTTATAGATCTTCATCAAAAAATACATATCCAGGTATATATTATTTATCAATTTCGGATAACAAAGGCGAACCATTTTCTTGGCAAATAAAGTATGAAAGTATCGATCCGATTTTTATAACAATAGATGAATACCAATCTGGTGCAATTTATTTAGCTGATGGAAATAAAATTATGTATTCATCAGATTATGGAAATACATTTAATCTATACAAAGAATTAGATAAAAAAATCATAGGCATATTTAAAAAGCCAAATTCTAACAAGCTATACGCTGCAACTAAATATAACCTATATGAGATAACTAATAATAGTATAACTGTAATCAAATCATTGCCGATTCCAGCTGAGGCTTTAGACTTCTATCCATTACAAATCGGAAATAAATGGTTTTATGAAAGAATTAATTACTCGCTTGATTGGATAACTGGAAATACAATTATTGATACAAGCTATTTTCAGCGCAGTGTTATAGGATTAGAAAACAAACCAAACGGAAAGAAGTATTATAAAATTGATGACTATGATTTTTACAATAAAGTACAACTTGTAAATTTTGAGAGGATTGATTCGCTTACTGGACTGGTTTTTAGATATGATTCAACTTTAGATTCAACAAATTTTGAATGTATCATCGATGATCTAATGGCAGAGAAAGGAAATCAAATTAACACTTCAAGATTGTATTCATTTTATAATCCCATTGGAATGATTTTCGAAAATGAGGACTACTTTAATGATTGGAGTTCTTACAGAAAGAGAAATGGTTTTTCAACTGGTAGTTTAGGCGGTGATTATTATTCCTTAACTCAAGGTATTGGATTGGATTCTGTTTTTGTTTCATTAATAGATGCTTTTGATGCACATATAGATATTAAAGGTTGTGTTATAGATGGAATTGTTTACGGCGATACAACATTAACAGATATCATTGTGTGTTTTGATAGTTCCCCAACCAGTTATAATCTAAACCAAAACTATCCAAACCCATTTAACCCGGCTACAAAAATTACCTGGCAATCTCCATTAGCTGGTCATCAAACATTAAAAGTTTATGATGTTCTTGGTAATGAGGTTGCTACACTTATTGATGAATTTAGAAATGCAGGAATTTACGAAGTTGGTTTTGACGCATCAAAGCTTTCAAGCGGAGTTTATTTTTATCAGCTAAAGGCTGGAGATTACCTTAACACAAAAAAGATGTTGCTGATAAGATAA